A stretch of Bradyrhizobium sp. CCBAU 53338 DNA encodes these proteins:
- a CDS encoding alcohol dehydrogenase, protein MKSFKVADFKAPLQEFDEATPQPTGTQVLIKVKAAGVCHSDLHIWEGGYDLGHGRKPLSLKDRGINLPLTMGHETVGEVVAFGPDVKPADQADLKLGDVGLVYPWIGCGKCATCLGGDENMCLTPRSLGVYCDGGYSDHMLVPHPRYLLNLKGLDPASAAPYACSGVTTYSALKKVEQYFDTPIVMFGAGGLGLMALSLLKAMGGKGAIMVDIDARKREAAEKAGALATVDPKAPDALEQLAKKAGGPIRAVIDLVGNAATTQLGFDCLTKGGKLVIVGLFGGGATWALPLIPIKAVTIQGSYVGNLRETQELLDLVRAKNVPPIPVTRAPLHKANDALVQLQQGAVVGRTVLTP, encoded by the coding sequence ATGAAGAGTTTCAAGGTCGCCGATTTCAAGGCGCCGCTGCAGGAATTCGACGAGGCGACGCCGCAGCCCACGGGCACGCAGGTGCTGATCAAGGTGAAGGCCGCCGGCGTCTGCCACAGCGATCTCCACATCTGGGAGGGCGGTTATGATCTCGGCCACGGCCGCAAGCCGCTGTCGCTGAAGGATCGCGGCATCAATCTGCCGCTGACCATGGGCCACGAGACCGTCGGCGAGGTGGTGGCGTTCGGACCCGACGTGAAACCGGCCGATCAGGCCGATCTCAAGCTCGGCGACGTCGGCCTGGTCTATCCCTGGATCGGCTGCGGCAAATGCGCGACGTGCCTCGGCGGTGACGAGAACATGTGCCTGACGCCGCGCTCGCTCGGCGTCTATTGCGACGGCGGCTATTCCGATCACATGCTGGTGCCGCATCCGCGTTATCTGCTCAATCTGAAGGGCCTCGATCCGGCTTCGGCAGCGCCATACGCCTGCTCGGGCGTCACCACCTACAGTGCACTGAAGAAGGTGGAGCAGTATTTTGATACGCCGATCGTGATGTTCGGCGCCGGCGGTCTCGGCCTGATGGCGCTGTCGCTTTTGAAGGCGATGGGCGGCAAGGGTGCGATCATGGTCGACATCGACGCCAGGAAGCGTGAAGCCGCCGAGAAGGCCGGAGCGCTCGCGACCGTCGATCCCAAGGCGCCGGATGCGCTGGAGCAGCTCGCGAAGAAAGCGGGCGGTCCGATCCGTGCCGTGATCGACCTCGTCGGCAATGCTGCGACGACGCAACTCGGCTTCGACTGTCTGACCAAGGGCGGCAAGCTCGTCATCGTCGGCCTGTTCGGTGGCGGCGCGACCTGGGCCTTGCCGCTGATCCCGATCAAGGCGGTGACGATCCAGGGCAGCTACGTCGGCAATTTGCGCGAGACGCAGGAGCTGCTCGACCTCGTCCGCGCCAAGAACGTGCCCCCGATTCCGGTGACGAGGGCGCCGCTCCACAAGGCCAACGACGCGCTGGTGCAGTTGCAGCAGGGCGCGGTGGTCGGGCGCACGGTGCTGACGCCGTAG
- a CDS encoding ABC transporter ATP-binding protein yields the protein MQMALHDAPLLNVDNLVVEYGLGNKTVHAVSGVSLHVARGETLGLVGESGCGKSTLGRAVLQLRRAKSGRVLFDGEDLTAMEGEALRKMRRRVQLIFQDPIASLNPRRRIGDIVAEPLIIAGVKDAAERKRRVHEVLAAVGLDPDLVAGRLPHEFSGGQCQRICIARSLVLNPEFIVCDEPVSALDVSIRAQILNLLEEMKARFGLTLLFIAHDLAVVKAVSDRVAVMYLGRLCEVGPSEQLFAKPAHPYTRLLLQAIPVPDPDVRPTESVATGEPPSPIAPPSGCRFRTRCPRADQRCSAEMPELREVAPGQFVACHHPLP from the coding sequence ATGCAGATGGCCTTGCACGATGCGCCGCTGTTGAACGTCGACAATCTCGTCGTCGAATATGGTCTCGGCAACAAGACCGTGCACGCCGTCTCCGGTGTCAGCCTTCACGTCGCGCGCGGCGAGACGCTGGGGCTGGTCGGCGAATCCGGCTGCGGCAAGTCGACGCTGGGGCGGGCGGTGCTGCAATTGCGCCGCGCCAAGTCCGGCCGCGTGCTGTTCGACGGCGAAGACCTGACGGCAATGGAAGGCGAGGCGCTGCGCAAGATGCGCCGCCGCGTGCAGCTGATCTTCCAGGATCCGATCGCCTCGCTCAATCCGCGCCGGCGCATCGGGGACATCGTCGCCGAGCCGCTGATCATCGCCGGTGTCAAGGATGCCGCCGAGCGCAAGCGGCGCGTGCACGAGGTGCTCGCTGCGGTCGGGCTCGATCCTGATCTCGTGGCGGGCCGGCTGCCGCACGAATTCTCCGGCGGCCAGTGCCAGCGCATCTGTATCGCCCGCTCGCTGGTGCTCAACCCCGAATTCATCGTCTGCGACGAGCCGGTCTCGGCGCTCGACGTTTCCATCCGCGCGCAAATCCTCAATCTGCTGGAGGAGATGAAGGCGCGCTTCGGCCTGACGCTGCTGTTCATCGCGCATGACCTTGCCGTGGTCAAAGCGGTCAGCGATCGCGTCGCGGTGATGTATCTCGGCCGGCTCTGCGAGGTCGGGCCGTCGGAGCAATTGTTCGCAAAGCCCGCGCATCCCTATACCAGGCTGCTGTTGCAGGCGATCCCGGTCCCCGACCCGGACGTGCGTCCCACCGAAAGCGTGGCGACCGGCGAGCCGCCATCGCCGATTGCGCCGCCCTCCGGCTGCCGATTCCGCACCCGCTGCCCGCGTGCCGATCAGCGATGCAGCGCGGAGATGCCGGAGTTGCGTGAGGTCGCGCCCGGTCAGTTCGTGGCTTGCCACCATCCGCTGCCCTGA
- a CDS encoding ABC transporter ATP-binding protein: MSTPLLTIEDVAVELPTPRGNLRAVDRFDLSLEAGRTLGIVGESGCGKTMLSRAILQLLPKKARLTGRVMFDGQDLVRLAPESLRRLRARDLAVVFQDPMTSLNPVLTIGTQLMETIQEHLELDTSAAKQRSIELLAAVGIPAPEQRLAQYPHQCSGGMRQRIAIAIALSCEPKLLIADEPTTALDVTIQAQILDLLAREQRRRHMAMIIITHDLGVVAGRADEVAVMYAGRVVERAPTQALFKRMHMPYTEALLAAIPKLETAPHTPLPAISGRPPDPTRPLKGCSFAPRCRYVAGCCHDAKPELKSAELSGHLYACFHPIQMAEGIGA; this comes from the coding sequence GTGAGTACGCCGCTACTGACCATCGAGGACGTCGCGGTGGAGCTGCCGACCCCGCGCGGCAATTTGCGCGCCGTCGATCGTTTCGATCTGTCGCTGGAAGCGGGCCGCACGCTCGGCATCGTCGGCGAATCCGGCTGCGGCAAGACCATGCTGTCGCGCGCCATCCTTCAGTTACTGCCGAAGAAGGCGAGACTGACGGGGCGCGTGATGTTCGACGGCCAGGATCTGGTCCGGCTCGCGCCCGAAAGCCTGCGGCGCCTGCGGGCGCGCGACCTCGCGGTCGTGTTCCAGGATCCCATGACATCTCTCAACCCGGTGCTCACCATCGGCACCCAGTTGATGGAGACGATCCAGGAGCATCTCGAGCTCGACACGTCCGCCGCGAAGCAGCGCAGCATCGAGCTGCTGGCGGCCGTCGGCATTCCCGCGCCGGAGCAACGGCTCGCACAATATCCGCATCAATGTTCCGGCGGCATGCGCCAGCGCATCGCGATTGCGATCGCGCTGTCCTGCGAACCAAAACTGCTGATCGCGGACGAGCCGACCACCGCGCTCGACGTCACCATCCAGGCGCAGATCCTCGACCTGCTCGCGCGCGAGCAGCGCCGCCGCCACATGGCGATGATCATCATCACCCACGATCTCGGCGTCGTCGCCGGCCGTGCCGACGAGGTTGCGGTGATGTATGCGGGCAGGGTGGTCGAACGCGCGCCGACGCAGGCGCTGTTCAAGCGCATGCACATGCCCTACACCGAGGCGCTGCTGGCGGCGATCCCGAAGCTGGAGACGGCGCCGCATACGCCGTTGCCCGCCATATCCGGCCGTCCGCCCGATCCGACGCGGCCGTTGAAAGGCTGCTCCTTCGCGCCGCGTTGCCGCTATGTCGCAGGCTGCTGTCACGACGCCAAGCCGGAGTTGAAGAGCGCCGAGTTATCAGGGCATCTCTATGCCTGCTTCCACCCGATCCAGATGGCGGAAGGGATCGGCGCGTGA
- a CDS encoding ABC transporter permease — protein MATLELSLPEEAVPATVRRRRRLGLLFWIAIGWLGLILALVILAPMLPLPSPTDMDMLERRAPFSAEHWFGTDGFGRDELARLVYGARVSLTVGLIAPMIGLGIGGALGLLAGYFRGRFETLVVGSMDVLLAFPPLIFALAVTAYLGQSIPNLTVILGVLGIPAFMRVARAATLSLARREFVIAAEALGASHARILLRELLPNVILPLLAFFLLGVAVTIVVEGALSFLGLGVPPPMASWGSMIGEGRDSLDVAPRLAFLPAAGLFLTVLAFNLVGDTMRALTDPRQGAL, from the coding sequence ATGGCCACGCTTGAGCTCTCGCTTCCCGAGGAGGCAGTCCCTGCGACCGTGCGCCGGAGGCGACGGCTCGGCCTGTTGTTCTGGATCGCGATCGGCTGGCTCGGCCTCATTCTGGCGCTTGTAATCCTGGCGCCGATGTTGCCGCTGCCGAGCCCGACCGACATGGACATGCTGGAGCGCCGCGCGCCGTTCTCGGCCGAGCATTGGTTCGGCACCGACGGGTTCGGCCGCGACGAGCTCGCACGCCTCGTCTATGGCGCGCGGGTCTCGCTGACGGTCGGGCTGATCGCGCCGATGATCGGCCTCGGCATCGGTGGCGCGCTGGGCCTGCTTGCCGGCTATTTCCGCGGCCGGTTCGAGACGCTGGTGGTCGGCAGCATGGATGTGCTGCTGGCCTTTCCGCCGTTGATCTTTGCGCTCGCGGTAACGGCCTATCTCGGCCAGTCCATTCCCAATCTCACCGTGATCCTCGGCGTGCTCGGCATTCCCGCCTTCATGCGGGTGGCGCGCGCGGCGACGCTGTCGCTGGCGCGGCGCGAGTTCGTGATCGCGGCCGAGGCGCTCGGCGCCAGCCATGCGCGCATCCTGCTGCGCGAGCTGCTGCCGAACGTGATCCTGCCGCTGCTGGCGTTCTTCCTGCTCGGCGTCGCGGTCACCATCGTGGTCGAGGGCGCGCTGTCCTTCCTCGGGCTCGGCGTGCCACCGCCGATGGCGAGTTGGGGCAGCATGATCGGCGAGGGGCGCGACAGCCTCGACGTCGCGCCGCGGCTGGCCTTCCTGCCCGCGGCGGGGCTGTTCCTGACCGTGCTGGCCTTCAACCTCGTCGGCGACACCATGCGGGCGCTGACCGACCCGCGTCAGGGGGCGCTGTGA
- a CDS encoding ABC transporter permease, giving the protein MAVFVARRLLYVVPVLLAVSLLTFLIASLLPGDLAYVILGDQATPEKVEALRHDMGLDQPIWWRYLSWLGHVIQGDFGRSFRTGQTVLQAVAERVPVSIELMLFAELIGLAIGVPLAIACAARAGGAFDRLMTGTAFAALSVPSFLAAILLIYFFAVELRWLPATGYVPFTEEPLANLRFFVLPALTLGLAEWPGIMRVLRSDMIATLQEDYIALAKAKGLKPSRILFVHALKPSSLTLVTVTGINIGRLIGGTLIVESIFALPGIGRLLVGAIYTRDLIILQGVVLLVACGFVIVNFVVDMLYAVLDPRIRHGHA; this is encoded by the coding sequence ATGGCCGTCTTCGTTGCGCGCCGCCTCCTCTATGTCGTGCCGGTATTGCTCGCGGTCTCGCTGCTCACCTTCCTGATCGCCTCGCTGCTGCCGGGCGACCTCGCCTATGTCATCCTCGGCGACCAGGCGACGCCCGAGAAGGTCGAGGCGCTTCGTCACGATATGGGCCTCGACCAGCCGATCTGGTGGCGTTATCTGAGCTGGCTCGGCCACGTCATCCAGGGTGACTTCGGCCGCTCGTTCCGCACCGGGCAGACGGTACTGCAGGCGGTGGCCGAGCGCGTGCCGGTCTCGATCGAGCTGATGCTGTTCGCCGAGCTTATCGGGCTTGCGATCGGCGTTCCGCTCGCGATCGCCTGCGCGGCGCGCGCCGGCGGCGCGTTCGACCGCCTCATGACCGGCACTGCGTTCGCCGCCTTGTCGGTGCCATCGTTTCTCGCCGCAATCCTGCTGATCTATTTCTTCGCGGTCGAGCTGCGCTGGCTGCCGGCGACCGGCTATGTGCCGTTCACCGAGGAGCCGCTGGCGAATTTGCGCTTCTTCGTGCTGCCGGCGCTGACCTTGGGGCTCGCCGAATGGCCCGGCATCATGCGCGTCCTGCGCTCAGACATGATCGCGACCTTGCAGGAGGACTATATCGCGCTCGCCAAGGCCAAGGGCTTGAAACCCTCGCGCATCCTGTTCGTGCATGCGCTCAAGCCATCGTCGCTGACGCTGGTGACGGTGACCGGCATCAATATCGGTCGCCTGATCGGCGGTACGCTGATCGTCGAGTCGATTTTCGCGCTGCCGGGCATCGGCCGGCTCCTGGTCGGCGCGATCTACACCCGCGACCTCATCATCCTCCAGGGCGTGGTGCTGCTGGTCGCCTGCGGTTTCGTGATCGTGAACTTCGTCGTCGACATGCTCTACGCCGTCCTCGACCCCAGGATTCGCCATGGCCACGCTTGA
- a CDS encoding ABC transporter substrate-binding protein — protein MTNIAAAACKRAPIFLVAAFALLPLAEPAQAQKQGGSITVGLELDVPGFDPLKVGVYDAAALTPAAAIFDTLTYLDDKGEAQPKLALSWTHSDDFKTWTFKLRPGVKFHDGTPFNAEAYKANFDRQKDPANKCRCAFYIAAVNSVQAPDELTVVVNLNDPSVNYPTLVSYPNQNAAVHSPTAWKTKGDDYNRNPVGTGPYILKSWTAGDRMVLEKNPDYWDKDKIYLDRIVLKPLPDAQSRFASLQSGEADLVWDDEYDADNIQRAQKDQNLTVHAYTGSGAQVYAFNTKTPPFDDVRVRQALVMAIDRKKMSLAITNGLAKPASNPYGEGSWVKCKDDGALPFDVAKAKALIQEYGKPVEFKTIVTATPRGRAVGQVLQQFWKNVGAGMELDQVDQATIPPRAFMRQFQLTPWRIVDLADPDPQMYANFHTGSPVALANYSNPELDKLLEHARVTAEVDKRIEDYCAATRLINKEAIWFWTFQNTYYAVSSAKLRGLPKMYSGMIDVSRVWKE, from the coding sequence ATGACGAACATTGCTGCTGCGGCGTGCAAGCGCGCGCCCATTTTCCTTGTTGCGGCATTTGCGCTCCTTCCGCTCGCTGAGCCCGCGCAGGCGCAAAAGCAGGGCGGTAGCATCACCGTGGGGCTGGAGCTCGACGTTCCCGGATTTGATCCGCTGAAGGTCGGCGTGTACGACGCGGCCGCGCTCACCCCGGCAGCCGCCATCTTCGACACGCTGACCTATCTCGACGACAAGGGCGAGGCGCAGCCCAAGCTTGCGCTGTCCTGGACGCATTCGGACGACTTCAAGACCTGGACGTTCAAACTGCGCCCCGGCGTCAAGTTCCACGATGGCACGCCGTTCAACGCCGAGGCTTACAAGGCTAATTTCGACCGGCAGAAGGATCCCGCCAACAAGTGCCGGTGCGCGTTCTACATCGCTGCAGTCAACAGCGTCCAGGCGCCCGATGAGCTGACGGTCGTCGTCAATCTGAACGATCCCTCGGTGAATTATCCGACGCTGGTATCCTACCCCAACCAGAACGCGGCGGTGCATTCGCCGACTGCCTGGAAGACCAAAGGCGACGATTATAATCGCAATCCCGTTGGCACAGGGCCTTACATCCTGAAGTCGTGGACCGCCGGCGACCGCATGGTTCTGGAGAAGAACCCCGACTATTGGGACAAGGACAAGATCTATCTCGACCGCATCGTGCTGAAGCCGCTGCCGGATGCGCAGTCGCGCTTTGCGAGCCTGCAGTCGGGCGAGGCCGATCTCGTCTGGGACGACGAATATGACGCCGACAACATCCAGAGGGCGCAGAAGGATCAGAATCTGACCGTGCACGCTTACACGGGCTCCGGCGCGCAGGTCTACGCGTTCAACACCAAGACGCCGCCGTTCGACGACGTCCGCGTGCGTCAGGCGCTGGTGATGGCGATCGATCGTAAGAAGATGTCGCTGGCGATCACCAACGGGCTCGCCAAGCCCGCGAGCAATCCCTACGGCGAAGGTTCCTGGGTCAAGTGCAAGGACGACGGTGCGCTGCCGTTCGACGTCGCCAAGGCCAAGGCACTGATCCAGGAATACGGAAAGCCGGTCGAGTTCAAGACGATCGTCACGGCGACGCCGCGCGGTCGCGCCGTCGGCCAGGTGTTGCAGCAATTCTGGAAGAATGTCGGTGCCGGCATGGAGCTCGACCAGGTCGACCAGGCCACCATTCCGCCGCGCGCCTTCATGCGGCAATTCCAGCTAACGCCCTGGCGCATCGTCGACCTCGCCGATCCCGATCCGCAGATGTACGCCAATTTCCACACCGGCAGTCCGGTCGCGCTGGCGAACTACTCCAATCCGGAGCTCGACAAGCTCCTGGAGCACGCCCGTGTGACCGCCGAGGTCGACAAGCGCATCGAGGACTATTGCGCGGCCACGCGCCTGATCAACAAGGAAGCGATCTGGTTCTGGACCTTCCAGAACACCTACTACGCGGTTTCGAGCGCGAAGCTCAGAGGGTTGCCCAAGATGTACAGCGGCATGATCGACGTGTCCCGCGTCTGGAAGGAATAG
- a CDS encoding CaiB/BaiF CoA-transferase family protein, translated as MQLSDKHEDTTTKPFAGLRVLDFSTTIAGPHCARMLADMGAEVIKIESDGGETMRTRPPLRKGCSTVFGQLNVGKKSAVFDLKSEDGKEAVRRLVATADVLVENFRPGVMRRLRLDYDSLRPVNPKLIYCSISGYGQTGPSAELPAYAPVIHAASGYDMAHLAYQPGRDRPDYCGIYHADVVTGTYGFGAIASALYQRTLTGLGQHIDVSMLESMLTLTVIELQSSQFAVKPPPRPMFGPTETANGYVMITVASEKTFQGLMGVIGRPEWITDARFSSYAPRRENWADMMDGVEAWSKRLTTDACLVALSTAGVPASAYRTIKEALADPQLAHRQALSSVEDGGGSFRVLNLPFRMTGADTKPGETMAALGEHTRGLREEIGLGDVAPIPSGKTQATN; from the coding sequence ATGCAGCTATCAGATAAGCACGAAGACACGACGACAAAGCCCTTCGCCGGCCTGCGGGTCCTGGATTTCTCGACCACCATCGCCGGCCCCCATTGCGCTCGGATGCTCGCCGACATGGGCGCCGAAGTCATCAAGATCGAGAGCGATGGCGGTGAGACGATGCGTACGCGGCCGCCGCTGCGCAAGGGCTGCAGCACCGTGTTCGGCCAGCTCAATGTCGGCAAGAAGAGCGCGGTGTTCGACCTCAAGTCCGAGGACGGCAAGGAGGCGGTCCGCCGGTTGGTCGCGACTGCTGACGTTCTGGTCGAGAATTTTCGGCCGGGCGTGATGCGCCGGCTGCGGCTCGACTACGACAGCCTCCGCCCGGTCAATCCGAAACTGATCTACTGCTCGATATCGGGCTATGGCCAGACCGGTCCCTCGGCCGAGTTGCCGGCCTATGCGCCGGTGATCCATGCCGCGTCCGGCTACGACATGGCGCATCTCGCCTATCAGCCCGGCCGCGACAGGCCGGATTATTGCGGCATCTACCATGCCGATGTCGTGACCGGCACCTACGGCTTTGGCGCGATCGCATCCGCGCTCTATCAGCGCACACTAACCGGGCTCGGCCAGCACATCGACGTCTCCATGCTGGAGTCGATGCTGACGCTGACCGTGATCGAGTTGCAGAGCTCGCAATTTGCGGTGAAGCCGCCGCCGCGTCCGATGTTCGGCCCGACCGAGACCGCCAACGGCTACGTCATGATCACGGTCGCCAGCGAGAAGACTTTCCAGGGTTTGATGGGTGTGATCGGCCGCCCTGAGTGGATCACTGATGCACGCTTCTCGTCCTACGCTCCCCGGCGCGAGAACTGGGCCGACATGATGGACGGCGTCGAGGCGTGGTCGAAGCGGCTCACGACTGATGCATGTCTGGTCGCCTTGAGCACCGCCGGCGTGCCGGCCTCGGCCTATCGCACCATCAAGGAGGCTCTCGCCGATCCGCAGCTCGCGCACCGGCAGGCGCTCTCGTCGGTGGAAGATGGAGGCGGCTCGTTCAGGGTGCTCAATCTGCCGTTCCGGATGACCGGCGCCGACACCAAGCCAGGCGAGACCATGGCCGCGCTTGGCGAGCACACGCGCGGACTGCGCGAGGAGATCGGCCTCGGCGACGTTGCGCCAATTCCGTCAGGCAAAACACAAGCGACGAACTGA